In one window of Nycticebus coucang isolate mNycCou1 chromosome 23, mNycCou1.pri, whole genome shotgun sequence DNA:
- the SHISA3 gene encoding protein shisa-3 homolog, whose protein sequence is MGVLLALCVLLVWLRWGPASAQQSGEYCHGWVDVQGNYHEGFQCPEDFDTLDATICCGSCALRYCCAAADARLEQGGCTNDRGELEHPGITAQPVYVPFLIVGSIFIAFIILGSVVAIYCCTCLRPKEPSQQPIRFSLRSYQTETLPMILTSTSPRAPSRQSSTATSSSSTGGSIRRFSFTRAEPGCLSPSPPPPYTTGHPIHLAQPSGFLVSPQYFAYPLQQEPPLPGKSCSDFNSS, encoded by the exons ATGGGGGTGCTGCTGGCGCTTTGCGTCCTCCTGGTCTGGCTGCGCTGGGGCCCGGCGAGCGCCCAGCAGTCGGGAGAGTATTGCCACGGCTGGGTAGACGTGCAGGGCAACTACCACGAGGGCTTCCAGTGCCCAGAGGACTTCGACACGCTGGACGCCACCATCTGCTGCGGCTCCTGCGCGCTCCGCTACTGCTGTGCTGCGGCAGACGCCAGGCTGGAGCAGGGAGGCTGCACCAACGACCGCGGAGAGCTGGAGCACCCCGGGATCACTGCGC agCCTGTCTACGTCCCCTTCCTGATTGTTGGCTCCATCTTCATCGCCTTCATCATCCTGGGCTCTGTAgtggctatttattgttgcacCTGTTTGAGACCCAAGGAGCCTTCACAGCAGCCCATCCGCTTCTCGCTCCGCAGCTATCAGACAGAGACTCTGCCCATGATCCTGACCTCCACCAGCCCCAGGGCGCCTTCCCGGCAGTCCAGCACGGCCACCAGCTCCAGCTCCACGGGTGGTTCCATCCGCAGGTTTTCCTTCACCAGGGCTGAGCCAGGCTGCCTGTCGCCCTCACCGCCCCCACCTTATACCACAGGCCACccaatccacctggctcagccaTCTGGTTTCCTGGTGTCACCCCAATATTTTGCTTACCCCCTCCAGCAGGAGCCCCCACTGCCCGGGAAGAGCTGTTCAGACTTCAATTCCAGTTGA